A region of Vigna radiata var. radiata cultivar VC1973A chromosome 10, Vradiata_ver6, whole genome shotgun sequence DNA encodes the following proteins:
- the LOC106775562 gene encoding uncharacterized GPI-anchored protein At5g19250, which yields MESLKLSLFLLPLLFAFIAFSNSVLSDDKEESVLNGINSYRQTKKLTPLVEVSKAKCLAGEVAEEIEKTACENVNRFYPTVSGGGNIPNLKKHIEKCKINMTTTTDGVILPVCVRKLEPTIVLSNYTHSDRYAQFLNNSKYTGAGLGSEDDWMVLVLTTNTATGSFSASASSTCVNSNNVVSVGLLLFALLLLLTNFFH from the exons ATGGAATCCCTCAAACTTtccctctttcttcttcctcttctctttgcTTTCATAGCCTTTTCTAATTCAGTGCTCTCTGATG ATAAGGAGGAGAGTGTGTTGAATGGAATCAACAGCTACAGGCAGACGAAAAAGCTGACACCCCTGGTCGAAGTTTCTAAGGCGAAATGTTTGGCCGGTGAAGTTGCAGAAGAAATAGAGAAAACAGCATGTGAAAATGTGAATCGATTCTACCCAACTGTTTCTGGTGGTGGCAACATCCCCAACTTGAAGAAGCACATTGAAAAATGTAAGATTAACATGACTACCACCACAGATGGAGTCATTCTCCCAGTTTGTGTCCGGAAATTGGAACCCACCATTGTTCTCTCTAATTACACTCATTCAGATCGTTATGCACAGTTTCTCAACAATTCCAAATACACAGGAGCTGGCCTTGGTTCTGAGGATGATTGGATGGTCCTTGTTCTTACCACCAACACTGCCACTGGGAGTTTCTCTGCTTCTGCTTCTTCAACTTGTGTTAATTCTAATAATGTTGTTTCTGTCGGGCTTTTGCTCTTTGCTTTGCTGCTTCTGCTCACCAACTTCTTTCATTGA
- the LOC106776244 gene encoding protein YIPF1 homolog: MMSGKYTSIDAQQVQGSVPAVPDSRQVTVNFADSNLQTFPPSGTQGKITAASGPPRDADDSFSKPISGSDEPQQGGWFRTFTVAAYKPYFDVDTSDVLERIVDSLFPFRGSFNEKTATNPDLYGPFWICTTLIFVAASIGTFVTYVAHKLKSKEWDYDINLVTWSAGLFYGYVTIVPLCLYVILKYFSAPAGLVQLFCLYGYSLFVFIPALCMSIVPLDIFRWVVAGVAGFMSATFVALNLRAHIKSAGERWFLIVAGIFLLQLALAVVLKVYLFTVSV, translated from the exons ATGATGTCGGGAAAATATACCTCCATTGACGCGCAGCAAGTTCAGGGATCTGTTCCT gCTGTTCCAGATTCACGACAGGTCACTGTCAATTTCGCAG ATTCAAATCTTCAGACATTTCCTCCTTCTGGAACGCAGGGCAAGATTACCGCTGCTTCTGGTCCTCCTCGAGATGCCGATG attcattttcaaaacctATATCTGGTTCTGATGAACCCCAGCAGGGTGGTTGGTTTCGGACTTTTACAGTTGCCGCTTACAAACCGTACTTTGATGTTGACACTTCAGATGTTCTTGAGAGAATTGTAGACTCGCTATTTCCATTTAGAGGatcttttaatgaaaaaactGCTACCAACCCTGATTT GTATGGTCCATTCTGGATTTGCACTACCTTAATATTTGTAGCAGCATCTATTGGCACCTTTGTGACATATGTAGCACACAAGCTGAAGAGCAAGGAATGGGATTATGACATAAATCTGGTGACTTGGTCTGCTGGTTTGTTTTATGGCTACGTTACAATAGTTCCTCTTTGCCTGTATGTAATCCTCAAATACTTCTCTGCACCTGCTGGCCTTGTGCAACTATTCTGTCTATATGGGTATTCCCTGTTTGTCTTTATTCCGGCACTG TGTATGTCCATTGTGCCACTGGATATATTTAGATGGGTGGTTGCAGGTGTGGCTGGCTTCATGTCAGCGACATTTGTGGCACTTAACCTCCGGGCACATATCAAATCAGCAGGTGAAAGGTGGTTCTTGATTGTTGCTGGCATTTTTCTGTTGCAGCTGGCTCTAGCCGTTGTACTAAAAGTTTACCTCTTTACAGTATCAGTATAA